In one window of Brenneria goodwinii DNA:
- the fliE gene encoding flagellar hook-basal body complex protein FliE, whose product MSVQGIEGVLQQLQVNALQAANTAVSRPAVEPGFATELRSAIDKISEVQQQSRAQAQDFTLGKPGVALNDVMVDLQKSSISMQMGIQVRNKLVSAYQEVMNMSV is encoded by the coding sequence ATGTCTGTTCAAGGTATCGAAGGGGTATTACAGCAATTGCAGGTTAACGCTTTGCAGGCTGCAAACACGGCGGTTTCCCGACCCGCGGTAGAACCTGGTTTCGCAACCGAACTCAGGTCGGCAATCGATAAAATCAGCGAAGTGCAGCAGCAGTCCCGCGCGCAGGCCCAGGATTTTACCCTGGGTAAACCCGGTGTCGCGTTGAATGATGTGATGGTGGACTTGCAAAAGTCATCAATATCCATGCAAATGGGGATTCAGGTGCGCAATAAACTGGTTTCGGCATATCAGGAAGTGATGAATATGTCGGTGTAG
- the fliS gene encoding flagellar export chaperone FliS, protein MYSRTGSQAYARIGVESSVMSASPHQLIVLLFDGARSAMVRARILLQQGDIQGKGMALSKAINIITNGLKAGLDTEKGGELAENLSALYDYMTQRLMMANLHNDVKIIEEVEGLLENIADAWRQIGPNYQPAQEA, encoded by the coding sequence ATGTATAGCAGAACTGGCAGCCAAGCTTACGCTCGGATAGGTGTAGAAAGTAGCGTGATGAGCGCCAGCCCACACCAGCTTATTGTCTTGCTGTTTGATGGCGCTCGCAGCGCCATGGTGCGAGCCAGAATTCTTCTGCAGCAAGGTGATATCCAAGGCAAAGGCATGGCTTTATCAAAAGCCATAAATATCATTACCAATGGATTAAAAGCTGGCCTGGATACAGAGAAAGGCGGTGAACTGGCGGAGAATCTGTCGGCGTTATATGACTATATGACGCAACGGTTGATGATGGCCAATCTACATAACGACGTAAAAATCATTGAGGAAGTGGAAGGATTATTGGAAAACATTGCCGACGCCTGGCGTCAGATTGGTCCAAATTATCAACCAGCTCAGGAAGCATAA
- a CDS encoding tetratricopeptide repeat protein — translation MKKSSAKAITARKQSPKASVNNKIKLAAEWLSAQPENALQLAKELLQKDAQNPLLLVIAGRALQRLGNFFAAEQYIDEALKLYPSYVEGLHAKADLLYRRERLEEAEIYLSDVVKRVPKEESRPLRSIQATVLQKLKKYEQAEDIFKGLIKEDPGNWLYWNNLGMLKQDLGCFDEMDAAYQQGGVVTKSNPTPFFNRIVGSHYHPERTAEQILALCKIWQPKFKPAGKVSRAVANNKTANKRLRIGMISDGFRSHPVGNMITIGLAHIPESQIEFYAYSTNDKEDHITQRIQNVCAQWKVIADTPQNVLAQMIREDEIDILFDLCGYNANSRMLTLLTAPAPIQIKWVGGLISSTGLATMDYLLSDHVETPPGVDALYTEKLIRLPDDYICYDPPHYLPPINELPVTSKGYITFGCFNNASKINDVLLTQWAAILHAVPNSRLFLKSFNYKNQSLSEHIYAALEKHGVVRDRVRIEGESPHKELLASYNDVDIALDPWPYSGGLTTCEAMVMGVPVVTLPGPTFAGRHSASHLVNAGMPELVANDWEQYINITVGIANDLGSLSVIRQHLRDILLSSPVCDGKRFAKHFSDAMRAIWQRYCEGKEPEALTLSNDFAPYFHDDNQPVTLQHPVDAIALGNNKVSDGFSFQLPGKVITIDNGGGVATGSNFINLTATDAFHFVIMDIIGAVEEKHLPLRKKSIQHIKLHGLGDGNPTPVYMCLAPEYSSDLKPLATNGELQEKAPGKQVLAEVVAQTSKLDHIHGLDHLDWLILDNRYDIRKAIAHGEHILSGCLAVQVRITFTLTHQDQLLFGDVTALLAKYGFVFHTLKNIEYAQPVTIDEQKTLPSSKMISAIAVYVPDDARLKSFSPDQREKLAFILHTVYGIHDLAYFVLAIDSKERATHYIDDNKYIEPGDASKAKKKIVKAPLSLIPDMPRMSDEETQLFERCLKKTKSYFEFGSGGSTKLAARCNIEIFGVESDKFWVETLRNEVGPLCKVEFADIGPTKEWGYPVDNSNKENFPRYSESILKYDNSFDLILVDGRFRVACTLNAIKHSLQKQKNIADTSIFIHDFWCRPDYHAVLAFLETEDTAETAGVFKIKKNINMSSLEEMLEKYKYIPQ, via the coding sequence ATGAAAAAGTCATCCGCCAAAGCTATTACCGCCAGAAAACAAAGCCCAAAAGCCTCAGTGAATAATAAAATCAAATTGGCGGCCGAGTGGCTTTCAGCACAGCCGGAAAACGCTTTGCAGTTAGCGAAGGAGCTGTTACAAAAAGATGCTCAAAACCCGTTATTATTGGTGATTGCAGGAAGAGCACTGCAAAGGCTCGGTAATTTCTTTGCGGCGGAGCAGTATATTGACGAAGCGCTGAAACTTTACCCATCGTATGTTGAAGGCTTGCATGCCAAGGCGGACTTGCTCTACCGTAGAGAGCGGTTGGAAGAAGCGGAAATATATTTATCTGATGTAGTAAAAAGAGTGCCGAAGGAAGAGTCGCGGCCTTTACGGTCGATTCAGGCAACGGTTTTGCAGAAGTTGAAAAAATATGAACAAGCAGAAGACATTTTCAAAGGACTGATAAAAGAAGATCCCGGTAACTGGCTGTATTGGAACAATTTGGGAATGCTTAAGCAGGACCTCGGTTGTTTTGATGAGATGGATGCGGCATATCAACAGGGCGGGGTTGTTACCAAAAGTAATCCCACGCCTTTTTTTAATCGCATTGTCGGTTCACACTATCATCCCGAAAGAACGGCAGAACAGATTTTGGCGCTGTGTAAGATCTGGCAGCCAAAGTTCAAACCTGCTGGAAAAGTTTCCCGCGCAGTCGCCAACAATAAAACAGCGAATAAGCGATTGCGTATCGGTATGATTTCGGATGGTTTTCGCTCTCATCCGGTAGGCAATATGATCACCATCGGACTGGCGCATATTCCTGAATCACAAATCGAGTTTTATGCCTATAGCACCAACGATAAAGAAGATCATATTACACAGCGTATACAAAATGTTTGTGCTCAATGGAAAGTAATTGCAGATACACCCCAAAATGTATTGGCGCAAATGATCCGTGAGGATGAGATCGATATATTGTTCGACTTGTGCGGCTATAACGCAAATAGTCGTATGCTGACTCTGTTAACGGCTCCCGCGCCGATTCAGATAAAGTGGGTAGGTGGGTTGATTAGCAGCACCGGTTTAGCAACGATGGATTACCTGTTAAGTGACCATGTAGAAACGCCGCCGGGGGTGGATGCGTTATATACTGAAAAGCTGATTCGCCTGCCGGATGACTATATCTGTTATGATCCGCCTCATTATTTGCCGCCGATCAATGAACTACCGGTGACTAGCAAAGGATATATCACTTTTGGTTGTTTTAATAACGCCTCCAAAATAAATGATGTTTTACTGACTCAATGGGCTGCTATTTTACATGCGGTTCCGAATTCGCGGTTGTTTTTGAAAAGTTTTAATTACAAAAATCAGTCATTGAGTGAACATATTTATGCCGCTTTAGAAAAACATGGTGTTGTTCGTGACCGAGTTAGAATTGAAGGGGAATCGCCACATAAGGAACTGCTAGCCAGCTACAATGATGTGGATATCGCGCTGGATCCGTGGCCTTATTCCGGTGGTTTGACCACCTGTGAGGCCATGGTGATGGGGGTACCCGTTGTCACCTTGCCTGGACCAACATTTGCCGGCCGCCATTCAGCTTCTCATCTGGTCAATGCCGGTATGCCGGAACTGGTGGCTAATGACTGGGAGCAATACATTAATATCACAGTAGGGATAGCGAATGATTTAGGTAGTTTAAGCGTTATTCGTCAGCACCTGCGAGATATATTACTGTCGTCTCCGGTCTGTGACGGTAAACGTTTCGCTAAACATTTCTCTGATGCCATGCGCGCAATATGGCAGCGGTATTGTGAAGGGAAAGAGCCGGAGGCATTGACGCTGAGTAATGATTTCGCGCCTTATTTCCATGATGATAATCAGCCGGTTACATTGCAGCACCCTGTTGATGCGATTGCTCTGGGTAACAATAAAGTATCGGACGGTTTCAGTTTCCAACTGCCTGGTAAAGTTATTACCATTGATAATGGCGGCGGTGTGGCTACCGGTTCAAATTTTATTAATTTAACCGCTACCGACGCCTTCCACTTTGTTATCATGGATATCATCGGCGCGGTTGAAGAAAAACATTTGCCGCTGCGTAAAAAATCCATACAGCACATCAAATTACATGGGTTGGGTGACGGTAATCCGACGCCTGTCTATATGTGTCTTGCCCCTGAATACAGTAGTGATCTGAAGCCATTGGCAACAAATGGTGAACTACAAGAAAAGGCTCCTGGTAAACAGGTACTTGCTGAAGTCGTCGCGCAAACGTCAAAGCTCGATCATATCCATGGATTGGATCATCTTGACTGGCTGATTTTGGATAATCGCTACGATATTAGAAAAGCCATTGCTCACGGTGAGCATATTCTATCGGGATGTCTTGCGGTTCAGGTGCGCATCACTTTCACATTAACACATCAGGACCAGCTGTTATTCGGCGATGTGACCGCGCTGTTGGCGAAATATGGTTTTGTTTTCCATACGCTGAAAAATATCGAATATGCTCAGCCCGTCACGATTGACGAACAGAAAACGCTGCCGTCATCAAAAATGATTTCGGCTATCGCGGTATATGTGCCAGATGATGCTCGTCTAAAATCATTTTCTCCAGATCAGCGTGAAAAGCTGGCCTTTATTCTGCATACGGTCTATGGCATTCACGATCTGGCTTATTTCGTATTGGCAATAGATTCTAAAGAAAGGGCCACGCATTACATTGATGACAATAAGTATATAGAGCCAGGTGACGCGTCTAAGGCAAAGAAAAAAATCGTGAAGGCTCCGCTTTCTCTTATACCTGATATGCCGAGGATGTCGGACGAAGAAACGCAACTCTTTGAGCGTTGCTTAAAGAAAACCAAATCTTACTTTGAGTTTGGTAGTGGGGGTTCTACAAAACTTGCCGCCAGGTGCAATATAGAAATATTCGGCGTTGAAAGTGATAAGTTCTGGGTGGAAACGCTTCGTAATGAGGTTGGTCCTCTTTGCAAGGTTGAGTTCGCTGATATTGGTCCAACTAAAGAATGGGGCTATCCCGTTGATAATAGCAATAAGGAAAACTTCCCTCGCTACAGTGAATCTATTTTGAAATATGATAATTCATTTGATCTTATCCTTGTCGATGGACGTTTTCGCGTCGCCTGCACATTGAATGCAATAAAACATAGTTTACAAAAGCAGAAAAACATTGCCGATACGTCGATTTTCATTCATGACTTCTGGTGCAGACCTGATTATCATGCGGTATTGGCATTTTTGGAAACGGAAGACACTGCAGAAACAGCAGGAGTTTTCAAAATTAAGAAGAATATCAATATGTCCTCGCTTGAGGAAATGCTGGAAAAATACAAATATATTCCCCAATAA
- the fliH gene encoding flagellar assembly protein FliH, producing MSNASIDLDWQPWQLNDLSEPSNPVVEEPEIIEPDIVTDEDPLGDDDLISLRQQAIQQGREEGFAQGRQQGYDAGYQEGLTAGRQQGLQDASQQQQPMVEQMQQMVTEFQQTLDALDSVIPARLMQLALTAAKQILGQPPVCDGTALLSQIQQLIQQEPMFSGKPQLRVHPADLERVEQTLGPTLSLHGWRLLADNQLHPGGCKVSAEEGDLDASIATRWHELCRLAAPGEL from the coding sequence ATGTCTAATGCCTCTATCGATCTTGACTGGCAACCCTGGCAGTTAAATGACTTGTCTGAACCCAGTAACCCGGTTGTCGAGGAACCGGAGATCATTGAGCCGGATATCGTCACCGACGAGGATCCGCTGGGGGACGATGATCTTATTTCGTTGCGCCAGCAGGCTATACAACAAGGCCGGGAAGAGGGGTTTGCGCAAGGCCGCCAACAGGGCTATGACGCCGGTTATCAAGAAGGTTTGACCGCCGGCCGACAGCAAGGGCTTCAGGATGCATCGCAACAGCAGCAGCCCATGGTTGAACAGATGCAACAGATGGTTACCGAATTCCAGCAAACGCTGGATGCGCTGGACAGCGTCATCCCTGCCCGCCTGATGCAACTTGCATTGACGGCCGCCAAACAAATTCTGGGACAGCCGCCGGTATGCGACGGCACCGCTTTACTCAGCCAAATCCAGCAGTTGATCCAACAGGAGCCGATGTTTTCCGGCAAGCCGCAATTACGTGTGCATCCTGCGGATCTTGAACGAGTCGAGCAGACATTGGGGCCGACGCTCAGTCTGCACGGCTGGAGACTGTTAGCGGATAATCAACTGCATCCCGGCGGCTGTAAAGTCAGCGCCGAGGAAGGCGATCTGGATGCGAGCATAGCAACTCGCTGGCATGAACTCTGCCGTTTGGCGGCGCCGGGAGAGTTATGA
- the fliT gene encoding flagella biosynthesis regulatory protein FliT produces MDNLHQLLKDYKQLQSLSRKILGLASGGQWDELVDQEIIYIQSVEKLSTTPIPTNLDSVMQLHFRRILQEILENEAQIKQLLQNRMNELSSLMGTSLKQHAVNSAYAEFAGQKLLPGELDKTVK; encoded by the coding sequence ATGGACAATCTCCACCAGCTTCTTAAAGATTATAAACAGCTGCAATCCCTCAGTAGAAAGATCCTTGGCTTAGCCTCTGGCGGCCAATGGGACGAGTTGGTTGATCAAGAGATTATTTATATTCAATCCGTCGAAAAATTGAGTACAACACCTATTCCTACTAATTTAGACAGCGTTATGCAATTACATTTTCGGCGTATTTTGCAGGAAATTCTTGAAAATGAAGCACAGATAAAACAGCTGTTGCAAAACAGAATGAATGAATTGAGTTCGCTTATGGGAACTTCTCTCAAGCAGCATGCTGTGAATTCAGCATATGCCGAGTTTGCCGGGCAAAAACTATTACCTGGTGAGCTAGACAAAACCGTAAAGTAG
- a CDS encoding flagellin encodes MAVINTNSLSLTAQNNLNKSQSALGTAIERLSSGYRINSAKDDAAGQAIANRFTANIKGLTQAARNANDGISIAQTTEGALNEINNNLQRIRELTVQANNGTNSADDLVSINNEIVDRVKEINRVSEQTQFNGVKVLATGQELSIQVGANDNESINISLKKIDSTTLFSTGGLTGITEGSTGAGSVGILASYTAATGTTAAVATVASGLLAEIDKAISSVDSLRSSLGASQNRFESTVTNLNSTVANLTSARSRIEDADVATEVSNMSKNQILQQAGTSVLAQANQVPQTVLSLLQ; translated from the coding sequence ATGGCAGTCATTAATACTAATAGCCTGTCTCTGACAGCGCAAAACAACCTGAATAAATCTCAGTCCGCGCTGGGTACGGCTATTGAGCGTCTGTCTTCAGGCTACCGTATCAACAGCGCCAAAGACGATGCCGCAGGCCAGGCGATCGCCAACCGTTTCACCGCGAACATCAAAGGCCTGACCCAGGCTGCCCGTAACGCTAACGACGGTATCTCCATCGCTCAGACCACTGAAGGCGCGTTGAACGAAATCAACAACAACCTGCAGCGTATCCGTGAATTGACGGTACAGGCTAACAACGGCACCAACTCCGCCGATGACCTGGTTTCCATCAACAACGAAATCGTTGACCGCGTAAAAGAAATCAACCGTGTTTCCGAGCAGACTCAGTTCAACGGCGTGAAAGTACTGGCTACTGGTCAAGAACTGTCTATCCAGGTTGGCGCGAATGATAATGAAAGCATCAATATCAGTCTGAAGAAAATCGATTCCACGACGCTGTTTAGTACTGGTGGACTGACTGGTATCACTGAAGGCAGCACCGGCGCTGGTTCTGTGGGTATCCTGGCATCTTATACTGCTGCGACTGGCACAACGGCTGCAGTTGCCACAGTTGCAAGCGGTTTGTTGGCTGAAATTGATAAAGCCATCTCCAGCGTTGACTCCCTGCGTAGCAGCCTGGGTGCAAGCCAGAACCGTTTTGAATCCACCGTTACCAACCTGAACAGCACGGTAGCCAACCTGACCTCCGCCCGTAGCCGTATTGAAGATGCGGATGTGGCGACGGAAGTGTCCAACATGAGCAAAAACCAGATTCTGCAACAGGCGGGTACGTCCGTATTGGCACAGGCTAATCAGGTTCCGCAAACTGTTCTGTCACTGCTGCAGTAA
- the fliF gene encoding flagellar basal-body MS-ring/collar protein FliF produces MNASMTGTASGKNGFGEILNRLRANPKIPLLIAAAAAIAIVVALALWAKGPDYRVLYSNVNDRDGGAIVSELTKLNIPYRFADGGGAIMIPAQNVHETRLRLAQLGLPKGGAVGFELLDQEKFGISQFSEQINYQRALEGELSRTIETLGPVQNARVHLAIPKPSLFVREQKSPSSSVTLTLQPGRALDEGQINSIVYMVSSSVAGLPPDNVTVVDQTGRLLTQAGGSGRDLNAAQLKYSNEVEAMYQRRIEAIIAPIVGMGNVHAQVTAQIDFAAREQTDEQYQPNQAPDKSAIRSQQTSQSEQRGGPNIGGVPGALSNQPAPAPTAPIQTQPNNNANANNQAGNQQPGQQNNAAGTQANANANTAIQTSNIRNDATTNYEVDKTILHTKHSTGGVKRLSAAIIVNYLPTGEEGKPAALTEDQIKQIESVAREAMGFSAERGDSLNVVNTPFMDSVEGTGELPFWQQQAFFDLLIEAGRWLLVLIVAWILWRKLVRPQLQKKAQQQEAEASVAAATMAKGGNDDVIVNLNASEAEQQRKSQQRVSAELQSQRIRELAENDPRVVALVIREWMSSEL; encoded by the coding sequence ATGAACGCCTCGATGACCGGCACTGCTTCCGGTAAAAACGGCTTTGGCGAAATACTCAACCGCTTACGGGCCAACCCGAAAATTCCTCTGTTGATTGCCGCAGCCGCCGCCATCGCAATTGTTGTTGCGCTGGCCCTGTGGGCCAAAGGTCCTGACTATCGGGTGTTATATAGTAATGTCAATGATCGTGATGGCGGAGCCATTGTCAGCGAATTGACCAAACTGAATATTCCTTATCGCTTTGCCGACGGCGGCGGCGCGATAATGATCCCGGCACAAAATGTGCATGAAACACGTCTGCGTCTGGCGCAGCTGGGCTTGCCTAAGGGCGGCGCAGTCGGTTTTGAACTGCTCGACCAGGAAAAGTTCGGCATCAGCCAATTCAGCGAGCAGATCAATTATCAGCGAGCTCTGGAAGGCGAGCTTTCCAGAACCATTGAAACGCTGGGACCGGTACAAAACGCCCGCGTGCATTTGGCTATTCCCAAGCCATCGCTTTTTGTGCGCGAGCAAAAGTCCCCTTCCTCCTCGGTAACGCTAACGCTGCAACCCGGCCGGGCTCTGGATGAAGGACAGATCAACTCGATTGTCTATATGGTCTCCAGCAGCGTTGCCGGGCTTCCCCCTGATAACGTTACCGTCGTAGACCAGACCGGGCGTCTGCTGACACAGGCCGGCGGCAGCGGCCGCGATCTGAACGCGGCGCAGCTTAAATACAGCAATGAAGTTGAAGCCATGTATCAGCGTCGTATAGAGGCCATCATCGCCCCTATCGTCGGCATGGGAAATGTGCATGCGCAGGTAACCGCGCAAATCGACTTTGCCGCCCGCGAGCAGACCGATGAGCAGTATCAGCCAAATCAAGCGCCTGACAAGAGCGCAATTCGCTCGCAGCAAACCAGCCAAAGCGAGCAGAGAGGCGGGCCTAACATCGGCGGCGTGCCTGGCGCGTTGTCTAACCAACCGGCTCCCGCGCCTACCGCGCCGATTCAGACGCAACCGAATAATAACGCCAACGCCAATAATCAGGCTGGCAATCAACAACCCGGTCAACAGAATAACGCGGCGGGTACGCAGGCCAACGCCAATGCCAATACCGCTATTCAGACGTCCAACATCCGTAACGATGCCACGACAAACTACGAAGTAGACAAAACCATCCTGCACACCAAGCACAGTACCGGTGGCGTAAAACGGTTGTCAGCGGCAATCATCGTTAACTATTTACCCACGGGCGAAGAGGGTAAACCGGCCGCACTGACAGAAGATCAAATAAAACAGATTGAAAGCGTTGCGCGAGAAGCCATGGGGTTCTCTGCTGAACGCGGCGATTCTTTGAACGTTGTCAATACGCCGTTTATGGATTCAGTTGAAGGCACCGGCGAACTTCCCTTCTGGCAACAACAGGCATTTTTCGATCTGCTGATCGAAGCGGGTCGCTGGTTGCTGGTGCTGATTGTCGCCTGGATATTATGGCGCAAACTGGTCCGTCCGCAGCTGCAGAAGAAAGCTCAGCAACAAGAAGCCGAGGCCTCCGTAGCGGCGGCAACCATGGCTAAAGGCGGAAATGACGATGTCATCGTCAACCTGAACGCCTCGGAAGCAGAGCAACAGAGAAAATCGCAACAGCGTGTCAGCGCAGAGCTGCAAAGCCAGCGGATACGTGAACTGGCAGAGAACGATCCGCGCGTTGTCGCGTTGGTCATTCGTGAATGGATGAGTAGTGAACTATGA
- the fliD gene encoding flagellar filament capping protein FliD, translating into MASISFTGSTSGLSDILSQLTANEQTRLTPIKTQQTLYENRDKGFDTLKTALTKLESANEALTKANSINKTTVSSTNTAFTATTTSSASSGTYNIEVNKLATAHSLLSSEFTSSTENIGTTTGGTRTLTISQPGREEPLEITLTDSQTTLEGIRDAINKADSGVGASIIKADDDSYYLAITAKDTGTDAQMTVSVTGDDTLNSKLSYSAQTNSGALTQQTAAQNAEVVINSITVTRQSNTITDAVDGVSLTLKAQTTSGTPETLDVTSDTEPMQKAIQEWVDAYNALQTTIGTLTKYTAVDSGADAQDSSNGVLLGNSTLRTIQNKLKMQISTAQSGMDISTLNELGVKQNATTGLLEVDTEKLQTALKEKSGNVTEFFVGDGKTTGFSTQINTYLDSVLDTKDGAIQAAKDGIASTLKTLQKQYDNTQVSIEATIARYKAQFTQLDTLVSQMNSTSDYLTTQLAALNNTSS; encoded by the coding sequence ATGGCCAGCATTAGTTTCACCGGTTCTACCAGCGGCTTAAGCGACATATTGTCTCAATTGACAGCCAATGAGCAAACGCGTCTTACGCCAATCAAGACTCAGCAAACGCTGTATGAAAACCGTGATAAAGGTTTCGACACGCTGAAAACGGCGTTAACCAAGCTGGAATCCGCCAACGAAGCGCTGACAAAAGCAAATTCAATCAATAAAACCACCGTTAGCAGCACAAACACGGCGTTTACCGCCACTACGACCAGCAGCGCCTCTTCCGGCACTTATAATATTGAGGTTAATAAGCTTGCTACCGCCCATTCATTGCTCTCATCCGAATTCACCAGCAGTACGGAAAATATTGGAACAACCACGGGCGGAACCAGAACATTAACCATCAGCCAGCCAGGACGTGAAGAGCCGCTGGAAATCACGCTCACGGACAGCCAAACCACATTGGAAGGCATCCGCGACGCGATTAACAAAGCGGATAGCGGAGTCGGCGCTAGTATTATTAAAGCGGATGATGACAGCTATTATCTGGCCATCACGGCGAAAGACACCGGCACCGATGCCCAAATGACCGTCAGTGTAACCGGCGATGATACGCTGAACAGCAAGTTAAGCTACTCCGCGCAAACCAATAGCGGCGCCCTGACGCAACAAACCGCGGCCCAAAATGCCGAAGTCGTGATTAACAGCATCACCGTAACGCGCCAAAGCAATACCATCACCGATGCCGTTGATGGCGTGTCACTGACGCTAAAAGCACAAACCACTTCTGGCACGCCAGAGACGCTTGATGTTACCAGCGATACAGAGCCAATGCAGAAAGCCATTCAGGAATGGGTTGATGCCTACAACGCGCTGCAAACAACGATCGGCACCTTAACAAAATACACAGCCGTTGACTCTGGCGCCGATGCGCAAGACTCAAGTAATGGCGTGTTGCTTGGCAATAGCACTCTGCGTACTATTCAGAACAAGCTGAAAATGCAGATATCCACTGCCCAAAGCGGTATGGACATCAGTACTCTAAACGAGCTTGGAGTCAAGCAAAACGCCACAACCGGCTTACTGGAAGTTGATACTGAAAAACTGCAAACGGCATTAAAAGAAAAATCTGGCAACGTTACTGAGTTCTTTGTGGGCGACGGAAAAACCACCGGCTTTTCTACTCAGATTAATACTTATCTGGACAGCGTTCTGGATACGAAAGATGGCGCGATTCAGGCGGCAAAAGACGGCATCGCCTCTACGCTGAAAACATTACAAAAGCAGTATGATAATACGCAAGTCAGCATCGAGGCCACCATCGCCCGATATAAAGCACAGTTCACTCAGTTAGATACGCTGGTTTCACAAATGAACAGCACCAGCGATTATCTGACAACGCAACTGGCCGCATTAAATAACACTAGTTCGTAA
- the fliG gene encoding flagellar motor switch protein FliG — MSLTGTEKSAILLMTIGEDRAAEVFTHLSTREVQHLSAAMASMRQVSQQQLMEVLKEFETDSEQFAALSINASDYLRSVLVKALGEERASSLLEDILESRETTTGMETLNFMEPQTAADLIRDEHPQIIATILVHLKRAQAADILALFDERLRNDVMLRIATFGGIQPAALAELTDVLNGLLDGQNLKRSKMGGVRTAAEIINLMKAQQEEAVIDAVREFDGELAQKIIDEMFLFENLVDVDDRSIQRLLQEVESESLLLALKGADESLREKFLRNMSQRAAEILRDDLATRGPVRMSQVENEQKAILLIVRRLADSGEMIIGGGEDAYV, encoded by the coding sequence ATGAGCCTGACAGGAACAGAAAAAAGCGCCATCTTATTGATGACCATCGGTGAAGACCGGGCCGCAGAGGTATTTACTCACCTTTCCACCAGAGAGGTGCAGCACCTCAGCGCGGCGATGGCGAGCATGCGTCAGGTTTCACAACAGCAGTTAATGGAAGTGCTCAAAGAATTTGAAACAGATTCAGAGCAGTTCGCAGCGCTGAGCATTAATGCAAGTGATTATCTGCGTTCCGTATTGGTCAAAGCGCTGGGGGAAGAACGCGCATCAAGCCTGTTAGAAGATATCCTGGAAAGCCGCGAAACCACCACCGGTATGGAAACGCTCAATTTCATGGAACCGCAGACCGCCGCCGATTTGATCCGCGACGAGCATCCGCAGATTATCGCCACCATACTGGTACATCTGAAACGGGCGCAGGCTGCCGATATCCTTGCGCTATTTGACGAGCGCCTGCGTAATGACGTCATGTTGCGTATCGCCACCTTTGGCGGCATACAACCCGCAGCATTGGCCGAACTGACCGATGTTCTGAACGGCCTGCTGGACGGACAGAACCTCAAACGCAGCAAGATGGGAGGGGTTCGTACAGCAGCCGAGATTATCAACCTGATGAAGGCACAGCAGGAAGAAGCGGTTATCGATGCGGTTCGGGAATTCGACGGCGAACTGGCGCAGAAAATCATCGACGAAATGTTCCTGTTCGAGAATTTGGTGGACGTGGACGACCGCAGCATTCAACGTTTGTTGCAAGAAGTGGAATCCGAATCCCTGTTGCTGGCATTGAAAGGCGCCGACGAGTCTCTACGCGAGAAATTCCTGCGCAACATGTCGCAACGTGCGGCGGAAATCCTCCGCGACGATCTGGCCACCCGTGGTCCGGTTCGCATGTCTCAGGTGGAAAACGAACAGAAGGCCATTCTACTTATTGTTCGCCGTTTGGCGGACAGCGGAGAAATGATCATTGGCGGCGGCGAGGATGCTTATGTCTAA